In a single window of the Massilia oculi genome:
- the paaC gene encoding 1,2-phenylacetyl-CoA epoxidase subunit PaaC produces MDAKFQYLLRQGDNALILSQQLCQLVGKGPALEEDMALSNVALDLLGQTRMWLSYAGEREGKGRDEDRLAFLRDAIDYRNCLLVEQPNGSYADTLTRQFLFDTWHYFLMDGLTRSSDERIREIAAKSIKEVTYHLRRSGDLVVRLGDGTDKSRAMMQAALEELWMYSGEMFLYDEIDNAMVEQGVAPPADALRKQSLDHMADILSEATLVMPSPDAWMQRGGKQGRHSERLGFILAEMQFLQRAYPGAAW; encoded by the coding sequence GTGGACGCCAAATTCCAGTACCTGCTGCGCCAGGGCGACAACGCCCTGATCCTGTCCCAGCAGCTGTGCCAGCTGGTCGGCAAGGGCCCCGCGCTCGAAGAAGACATGGCCCTGTCCAACGTCGCTCTCGACCTGCTGGGCCAGACCCGCATGTGGCTGAGCTACGCCGGCGAGCGCGAAGGAAAGGGCCGCGACGAAGACCGCCTGGCTTTTCTCCGCGACGCCATCGACTACCGCAACTGCCTGCTGGTCGAGCAGCCCAACGGCAGCTATGCCGACACCCTGACGCGCCAGTTCCTGTTCGACACCTGGCACTACTTCCTGATGGACGGACTGACCAGGTCGAGCGACGAGCGCATCCGCGAGATCGCCGCCAAGTCGATCAAGGAAGTGACCTATCACCTGCGCCGCAGCGGCGACCTGGTGGTGCGCCTGGGCGACGGCACCGACAAGAGCCGCGCCATGATGCAGGCCGCCCTCGAAGAACTGTGGATGTACAGCGGCGAGATGTTCCTCTACGACGAGATCGACAATGCGATGGTGGAGCAGGGCGTGGCCCCGCCGGCCGATGCCTTGCGCAAGCAGTCGCTCGACCACATGGCCGACATCCTGAGCGAAGCGACCCTCGTCATGCCGTCGCCCGACGCCTGGATGCAGCGCGGCGGCAAGCAGGGCCGCCACAGCGAACGCCTCGGCTTCATCCTGGCCGAGATGCAGTTCCTGCAGCGCGCCTATCCTGGAGCGGCCTGGTAA
- the paaD gene encoding 1,2-phenylacetyl-CoA epoxidase subunit PaaD, whose amino-acid sequence MTALDVSVEQVWDWLGEVADPEIPVISVVDLGIVRAVRLEGEACVVTITPTYSGCPAMRVISESVSDALRAHGIEDVRIESRLSPAWTTDWMSAAGKAALKGYGIAPPVQQAIDISGLHAGIRRRAAPAVACPHCGSSHTQLTSEFGSTPCKALYKCLDCREPFDYFKCH is encoded by the coding sequence ATGACTGCCCTCGACGTCTCCGTCGAACAGGTGTGGGACTGGCTCGGCGAGGTCGCCGATCCGGAGATCCCGGTCATCTCGGTGGTCGATCTCGGCATCGTGCGCGCCGTGCGCCTGGAGGGCGAGGCATGCGTGGTCACGATCACGCCGACCTACTCCGGCTGCCCGGCGATGCGGGTGATCTCGGAATCGGTCAGCGATGCCCTGCGCGCGCATGGCATCGAGGATGTCCGCATCGAGAGCCGCCTGTCGCCCGCCTGGACCACCGACTGGATGAGCGCGGCGGGCAAGGCGGCATTGAAAGGCTATGGCATCGCGCCGCCGGTGCAGCAGGCGATCGACATCAGCGGGCTGCACGCCGGCATCCGCCGCCGCGCCGCGCCCGCCGTCGCCTGCCCCCACTGCGGCTCGTCCCACACCCAACTGACCAGCGAATTCGGCTCGACCCCGTGCAAGGCGCTGTACAAGTGCCTCGACTGCCGCGAGCCGTTCGACTACTTCAAATGCCACTGA
- the paaE gene encoding 1,2-phenylacetyl-CoA epoxidase subunit PaaE, which translates to MSKFYPLTVSKVKHETRDAIAVTFDVPPELKDTFAYRQGQYLTLRTTIDGEDVRRSYSICSAVQEAQLRVAIKRCSGGLFSGWANDSLQPGATLEVMPPSGNFNVPLDAASRRHYLAFAAGSGITPILSIVKTTLQAEPHSRFTIVYGNRASSSVIFRDELTDLKDQYMGRLRLVYVMSREQQDIELFNGRITEDKCSQFLRHWIDIKDIDVAFICGPEDMMHGVSRALQAAGLPKEQIRIELFAASAPTRERKPRSVESAARNLTEVTVIMDGNAASFTMDKDKESLLDAGLRAGLDMRYSCKGGVCSTCRCKVLDGEVEMDVNYALEDYEVARGFVLSCQSFPVTDKVVVDFDIHE; encoded by the coding sequence ATGAGCAAGTTCTATCCACTGACCGTCTCGAAGGTGAAGCACGAGACGCGCGACGCCATCGCCGTCACCTTCGACGTCCCGCCCGAGCTGAAGGACACCTTCGCCTACCGCCAGGGCCAGTATCTGACCCTGCGCACGACCATCGATGGCGAAGACGTGCGCCGCTCCTATTCGATCTGCTCGGCCGTGCAGGAGGCGCAGTTGCGGGTGGCGATCAAGCGCTGCAGCGGCGGCCTGTTTTCTGGCTGGGCCAACGACAGCCTGCAGCCCGGCGCCACGCTGGAGGTGATGCCGCCCAGCGGCAACTTCAACGTGCCGCTCGACGCGGCGAGCCGCCGCCACTACCTGGCGTTCGCCGCCGGCAGCGGCATCACGCCGATCCTGTCGATCGTCAAGACCACGCTGCAGGCCGAGCCGCACAGCCGCTTCACCATCGTCTACGGCAACCGCGCCTCGTCGAGCGTGATCTTCCGGGATGAACTGACCGACCTGAAGGACCAGTACATGGGCCGCCTGCGCCTGGTGTACGTGATGAGCCGCGAGCAGCAGGACATCGAGCTGTTCAACGGCCGCATCACCGAAGACAAGTGCAGCCAGTTCCTGCGCCACTGGATCGACATCAAGGACATCGACGTCGCCTTCATCTGCGGCCCGGAAGACATGATGCACGGCGTCTCGCGCGCGCTGCAGGCAGCCGGCCTGCCGAAGGAGCAGATCCGCATCGAGCTGTTCGCAGCCAGCGCGCCGACGCGCGAGCGCAAGCCACGTTCGGTCGAATCGGCAGCACGAAACCTGACTGAAGTGACGGTGATCATGGACGGCAACGCCGCCAGCTTCACAATGGACAAGGACAAGGAATCGCTGCTGGACGCAGGGCTACGCGCCGGGCTGGACATGCGCTACTCGTGCAAGGGCGGCGTGTGCTCGACCTGCCGCTGCAAGGTGCTCGACGGCGAAGTCGAAATGGACGTGAATTACGCGCTCGAAGACTACGAAGTCGCGCGCGGCTTCGTGTTGAGCTGCCAGAGCTTCCCGGTCACCGACAAGGTGGTGGTCGATTTCGATATCCACGAATAA
- the paaG gene encoding 2-(1,2-epoxy-1,2-dihydrophenyl)acetyl-CoA isomerase PaaG, translated as MSYESITFKIENGIALLTLSRPDRLNSFTRAMHLEVRDALTRVQADGSVRVLVLTGAGRGFCAGQDLSDRAVDPGAPSVDLGESVEKFYAPLVLTLKNLPMPVICAVNGVAAGAGANLALACDIVLAARSASFIEAFSKLGLIPDTGGTWHLPRLIGHARAMGLAMLGEKLSAEKAEEWGLIWRCVPDEALMDEAMAMAEHFAAAATRGLAFTKKAFQASYANSLEDQLQLEAGMMRELGYSHDYREGVAAFMAKRAPHFKGE; from the coding sequence ATGAGCTATGAATCGATCACGTTCAAGATCGAGAACGGCATCGCGCTGCTGACGTTGAGCCGGCCCGACCGCCTGAACAGCTTCACCCGGGCCATGCACCTCGAAGTGCGCGACGCCCTCACGCGCGTGCAGGCCGACGGATCGGTCCGCGTGCTGGTCCTGACCGGCGCCGGCCGCGGCTTCTGCGCCGGCCAGGACCTGTCCGACCGCGCCGTCGACCCCGGCGCCCCCAGCGTCGACCTGGGCGAATCGGTCGAGAAGTTCTACGCCCCGCTGGTGCTGACCCTGAAGAACCTGCCGATGCCGGTGATCTGCGCCGTCAATGGCGTGGCCGCCGGCGCCGGCGCCAACCTGGCGCTGGCCTGCGACATCGTGCTGGCCGCCAGATCGGCCAGCTTCATCGAAGCCTTCAGCAAGCTGGGCCTGATTCCGGACACCGGCGGCACCTGGCACCTGCCGCGCCTGATCGGCCATGCGCGCGCCATGGGCCTGGCCATGCTGGGCGAAAAGCTCAGCGCCGAGAAAGCCGAGGAGTGGGGCCTGATCTGGCGCTGCGTGCCCGACGAAGCCCTGATGGATGAAGCCATGGCCATGGCCGAACACTTCGCCGCCGCTGCAACCCGCGGCCTGGCCTTCACCAAGAAAGCCTTCCAGGCCAGCTACGCCAACTCGCTCGAAGACCAATTGCAGCTGGAAGCCGGCATGATGCGCGAACTGGGCTACAGCCACGATTACCGCGAAGGCGTCGCCGCCTTCATGGCCAAGCGCGCGCCGCATTTCAAGGGAGAGTGA
- the paaH gene encoding 3-hydroxyacyl-CoA dehydrogenase PaaH — MHAIPPGSTVAVIGSGAMGAGIAQVAATAGHQVLLFDTRPDAADKAILEIGKTYAKLVEKGRMGAVESDLARERLKRIASLHEAAGAVLVIEAIVEDLDAKRLLFAELEGIVGDRCILATNTSSISVTAIGAQLRRPERLVGMHFFNPVPLMALVEVISGLATSREVANVVHATAESWGKSPVHAKSTPGFIVNRVARPYYAEALRLLLEQAADVATLDAVMRDCGGFRMGPFELMDLIGHDVNFSVTNSVFAAYYNDPRFTPSILQQELVNAGFLGRKTGRGFYRYGDDAAKPAPQSEAPSQKPSALRHAGGLGAVDALAERLRGAGFDPVAIEAAPGLYCEGAAIHLTDGRSATERAEADGHRDTILFDLLLDPAGATRIALARADQCGDAAWQAAVGLFQSAGFAVTRLDDVPGMAVMRTVAMLANEAADAVNQGVCSARAVDIAMQKGVNYPRGPLAWADSMGLRQVVTVLANLAATYGEDRYRVSPLLRRKLASDPQGARFHAR; from the coding sequence ATGCACGCCATCCCTCCGGGCAGCACGGTCGCCGTCATCGGCAGCGGCGCCATGGGCGCCGGCATCGCGCAAGTGGCGGCCACCGCCGGCCACCAGGTCCTGCTGTTCGATACCCGGCCTGATGCCGCCGACAAGGCCATCCTTGAGATCGGCAAGACCTATGCGAAGCTGGTCGAGAAGGGCCGCATGGGTGCGGTCGAATCCGACCTGGCGCGCGAACGCCTCAAGCGCATCGCGTCATTGCACGAAGCCGCCGGCGCCGTCCTCGTGATCGAGGCCATCGTCGAAGACCTGGACGCCAAACGCTTGCTTTTCGCCGAGCTGGAAGGCATCGTCGGCGATCGCTGCATCCTGGCCACCAACACCTCGTCGATCTCGGTCACGGCCATCGGCGCGCAACTGCGGCGCCCCGAACGCCTGGTCGGCATGCATTTCTTCAATCCGGTGCCGCTGATGGCGCTGGTCGAAGTGATCAGTGGCCTGGCGACAAGCCGCGAGGTCGCGAACGTCGTCCACGCCACCGCCGAAAGCTGGGGCAAGAGCCCTGTGCATGCCAAGTCGACGCCCGGCTTCATCGTCAACCGCGTCGCCCGGCCTTACTACGCCGAGGCCCTGCGCCTGCTGCTGGAACAGGCCGCCGACGTGGCGACGCTGGACGCCGTGATGCGCGACTGCGGCGGCTTCCGCATGGGGCCTTTCGAGCTGATGGACCTGATCGGCCACGACGTCAACTTCTCGGTCACCAACTCGGTGTTCGCCGCCTATTACAACGACCCGCGCTTCACGCCCTCGATCCTGCAGCAGGAGCTCGTGAACGCGGGCTTCCTGGGCCGCAAGACGGGACGTGGTTTCTACCGCTACGGCGACGATGCCGCCAAACCGGCGCCGCAATCCGAAGCGCCGAGCCAGAAGCCGTCGGCGCTGCGCCATGCCGGCGGCCTGGGGGCGGTCGATGCGCTCGCTGAACGCCTGCGTGGCGCCGGCTTCGATCCGGTTGCCATCGAGGCGGCGCCCGGCCTGTATTGCGAAGGCGCCGCGATCCATCTCACCGATGGCCGCAGCGCCACCGAGCGCGCCGAAGCGGATGGCCATCGCGACACGATCCTGTTCGACCTGCTGCTCGACCCCGCGGGAGCCACCCGCATCGCGCTGGCGCGCGCCGACCAGTGCGGCGACGCTGCCTGGCAGGCCGCGGTCGGCTTGTTCCAGTCCGCCGGCTTTGCCGTGACGCGCCTGGACGACGTGCCCGGCATGGCCGTGATGCGCACCGTGGCGATGCTGGCCAACGAGGCCGCCGATGCCGTCAACCAGGGCGTGTGCAGCGCACGCGCCGTCGACATCGCGATGCAGAAGGGCGTCAACTATCCACGCGGCCCGCTGGCCTGGGCGGACAGCATGGGCTTGCGCCAGGTCGTCACCGTGCTGGCCAACCTGGCGGCCACCTATGGCGAAGACCGCTACCGCGTGTCGCCGCTGCTGCGCCGCAAGCTGGCGTCTGACCCGCAGGGAGCGCGTTTCCATGCACGTTGA
- the paaI gene encoding hydroxyphenylacetyl-CoA thioesterase PaaI — protein sequence MHVDPQRLAELAGRTMYERDQASQGLGMQLLEIRPGYARMSMKVRDDMLNGHATCHGGYIFMLADSAFAFACNSHNVNTVGAGCTIDYLAPGRPGDVLVAEAVEQALQGKTGVYDVAVTDQDGRKIALFRGKSHRVAGTLVPTDA from the coding sequence ATGCACGTTGATCCACAACGGCTGGCCGAACTGGCCGGCCGCACGATGTACGAACGCGATCAGGCCAGCCAGGGCCTCGGCATGCAGTTGCTCGAAATCCGTCCCGGCTATGCGCGCATGTCGATGAAGGTGCGCGACGACATGCTCAACGGCCACGCCACCTGCCACGGCGGCTATATCTTCATGCTGGCCGACAGCGCTTTCGCCTTCGCCTGCAACTCGCACAACGTCAATACCGTCGGCGCCGGCTGCACCATCGACTACCTGGCGCCTGGCCGTCCCGGCGACGTGCTGGTGGCCGAGGCGGTGGAGCAGGCGCTGCAGGGCAAGACCGGCGTCTACGACGTCGCCGTGACCGACCAGGACGGGCGCAAGATCGCGCTGTTCCGCGGAAAGTCGCACCGCGTCGCCGGCACCCTGGTGCCGACGGACGCGTGA
- the paaK gene encoding phenylacetate--CoA ligase PaaK yields MVQRIALEGELEPIERASRDELQALQLQRLQWTLRHAYENVPHYRAAFDEAGVHPSDLKTLADLARFPFTEKKTLRDNYPFGLFAVPREQVVRVHASSGTTGKPTVVGYTRNDIDTWANVVARSIRAAGGRKGDLVHISYGYGLFTGGLGAHYGAERLGCTVIPMSGGQTEKQVQLICDFKPSIIMVTPSYMLNIVEEFARQGIDPATSSLKVGIFGAEPWTDAMRREIETRAGIDAVDIYGLSEVMGPGVASECIESKDGPVIWEDHFYPEIIDPDTGEVLPDGEEGELVFTSLTKEALPIIRYRTRDLTRLLPPTSRAMRRMGRITGRSDDMLIIRGVNVFPSQIEELILKMPALAPQYQLVVARDGHLDMLEVLGELRDASLPPDSVDALCRELQHCIKTYVGVTTRVTLLPPQGIERTLTGKARRVVDRRPRP; encoded by the coding sequence ATGGTCCAACGCATTGCGCTTGAAGGCGAGCTGGAACCGATCGAACGCGCCAGCCGAGACGAACTGCAGGCGCTCCAGCTGCAGCGCCTGCAATGGACGCTCAGGCACGCCTACGAGAACGTGCCGCACTACCGCGCCGCCTTCGACGAAGCAGGGGTGCACCCGAGCGACCTGAAGACGCTGGCCGACCTGGCCAGATTCCCGTTCACCGAGAAGAAGACGCTGCGCGACAACTACCCGTTCGGCCTGTTCGCCGTGCCGCGCGAACAGGTGGTGCGGGTCCACGCTTCGTCCGGCACCACCGGCAAGCCGACCGTGGTCGGCTACACCCGGAACGACATCGATACCTGGGCCAATGTCGTGGCGCGCTCGATCCGCGCCGCCGGCGGACGCAAGGGCGACCTGGTGCACATCTCCTACGGCTATGGCCTGTTCACCGGCGGCCTGGGCGCCCACTACGGCGCCGAACGCCTGGGCTGCACCGTGATCCCGATGTCGGGCGGCCAGACCGAGAAGCAGGTGCAGCTGATCTGCGACTTCAAGCCATCGATCATCATGGTCACGCCCTCGTACATGCTCAATATCGTCGAGGAGTTCGCCCGCCAGGGCATCGATCCTGCCACCTCGTCGCTCAAGGTCGGCATCTTCGGCGCCGAGCCGTGGACCGATGCGATGCGGCGCGAGATCGAGACGCGCGCCGGCATCGATGCGGTCGACATCTACGGCCTGTCCGAAGTGATGGGGCCGGGCGTGGCCAGCGAATGCATCGAGAGCAAGGACGGCCCCGTGATCTGGGAAGACCACTTTTATCCCGAGATCATCGACCCCGATACCGGCGAAGTGCTGCCGGACGGCGAAGAGGGCGAATTGGTATTCACTTCGCTCACCAAGGAAGCGCTGCCGATCATCCGTTACCGCACGCGCGACCTGACCCGTTTGCTGCCGCCGACCTCGCGCGCGATGCGCCGCATGGGCCGCATCACCGGCCGCTCGGACGATATGTTGATCATCCGCGGCGTGAACGTGTTCCCGAGCCAGATCGAAGAACTGATCCTCAAGATGCCGGCGCTGGCGCCGCAGTACCAGCTGGTGGTGGCGCGCGACGGCCATCTCGACATGCTCGAAGTGCTGGGCGAATTGCGTGATGCCTCTCTGCCGCCGGACAGCGTGGATGCGCTGTGCCGCGAGCTCCAGCACTGCATCAAGACCTATGTCGGCGTGACAACCCGCGTGACCCTGCTGCCGCCGCAAGGCATCGAGCGCACGCTGACCGGCAAGGCCCGGCGCGTGGTCGACCGCCGTCCACGACCATGA
- the pcaF gene encoding 3-oxoadipyl-CoA thiolase, producing MTDAFIVDAVRTPFGRYGGALSSIRADDLAALPIAALMARNENVDWTAVDDLFYGCANQAGEDNRNVGRMAALLAGLPQDVPANTINRLCGSGMDAVGTAARAIKAGEAQLVIAGGVESMTRAPFVMGKADSAFSRAARMEDTTLGWRFVNPAMKAKYGIDSMPETAENVAREFGIARGDQDAFALRSQQRWARANQEGFFKDEIVPVTVHGKKGESRVVDTDEQPRPDTSLEALARLKGVVTPDGSVSAGNASSLNDGACALLLASGEAAASYGLTPRARVVGMATVGLAPRIMGYGPAPAVKKLLAQTGLTLDQMDVIELNEAFAAQGLAVTRDLGLADDDARVNPNGGAIAIGHPLGASGARLVMTAVNQLHRTGGRYALCTMCIGVGQGIALIVERV from the coding sequence ATGACCGACGCCTTCATCGTTGACGCCGTCCGTACCCCCTTCGGCCGCTACGGCGGCGCCTTGTCCAGCATCCGCGCCGACGATCTTGCCGCGCTGCCGATCGCTGCGCTGATGGCCCGCAACGAGAACGTCGACTGGACGGCGGTCGACGACCTGTTCTACGGCTGCGCTAACCAGGCCGGCGAAGACAACCGCAACGTCGGTCGCATGGCCGCGCTGCTGGCCGGCCTGCCGCAAGACGTGCCGGCCAACACGATCAATCGCCTGTGCGGCTCGGGCATGGATGCCGTGGGCACCGCCGCGCGCGCCATCAAGGCCGGCGAGGCGCAACTCGTGATCGCGGGCGGTGTCGAAAGCATGACCCGGGCGCCGTTCGTGATGGGCAAGGCCGACAGCGCATTCTCGCGCGCGGCCAGGATGGAGGATACGACCCTGGGCTGGCGCTTCGTCAATCCGGCGATGAAGGCGAAGTATGGCATCGACTCGATGCCCGAGACCGCCGAGAACGTGGCGCGCGAATTCGGCATCGCCCGCGGCGACCAGGATGCCTTCGCGCTGCGCAGCCAGCAGCGCTGGGCGCGCGCGAATCAAGAAGGCTTCTTCAAGGACGAGATCGTGCCGGTGACGGTGCATGGAAAAAAAGGCGAATCGCGTGTGGTCGACACCGACGAGCAGCCGCGCCCCGACACCAGCCTCGAAGCGCTGGCCAGACTGAAAGGCGTGGTCACGCCGGACGGTTCGGTCAGCGCCGGCAACGCCTCGAGCCTGAACGACGGCGCCTGTGCGCTGCTGCTTGCTTCTGGCGAAGCCGCCGCCAGCTACGGCTTGACCCCGCGCGCCCGCGTGGTCGGCATGGCCACCGTCGGCCTGGCGCCGCGCATCATGGGCTACGGCCCGGCGCCGGCCGTGAAGAAGCTGCTGGCCCAGACCGGCCTCACGCTCGACCAGATGGACGTGATCGAGCTGAACGAAGCCTTCGCCGCCCAGGGCCTGGCCGTCACGCGCGACCTCGGCCTGGCGGACGACGACGCCCGCGTCAACCCGAACGGCGGCGCGATCGCCATCGGCCATCCGCTGGGCGCCTCCGGCGCGCGCCTGGTCATGACGGCCGTGAACCAGCTGCACCGCACGGGCGGACGCTACGCCTTGTGCACGATGTGCATCGGCGTCGGCCAGGGCATCGCGCTGATCGTGGAGCGAGTGTAA
- a CDS encoding phenylacetic acid degradation protein PaaY produces the protein MVKVYEIDGVRPVVHPTAYVHPSAVLIGDVIVGPRCYIGPCASLRGDFGRLILEEGANLQDTCVMHGFPGEDTVVEVDGHIGHGAVLHGCRIKRNAMVGMNAVVMDKAVVGEESIVAAMSFVKAGMVIPPRSMVMGAPARVMRELREEDVQWKSFGTRQYQELAVRSLQTMREVEADLEVQPDRQRIAFDPDGMHKPKA, from the coding sequence ATGGTCAAGGTCTATGAAATCGACGGCGTGCGGCCGGTCGTGCACCCGACCGCCTACGTGCACCCGTCGGCGGTGCTGATCGGCGACGTGATCGTCGGCCCGCGCTGCTATATCGGCCCCTGCGCCAGCCTGCGCGGCGATTTCGGCCGACTGATCCTGGAAGAGGGCGCCAACCTGCAGGATACCTGCGTGATGCACGGCTTCCCGGGCGAGGACACGGTGGTCGAAGTCGACGGCCATATCGGCCACGGCGCCGTGCTGCACGGCTGCCGCATCAAGCGCAACGCCATGGTCGGCATGAATGCCGTCGTGATGGACAAGGCGGTGGTCGGCGAGGAGTCGATCGTGGCCGCGATGAGTTTCGTGAAGGCGGGCATGGTGATCCCGCCACGCTCGATGGTGATGGGCGCGCCGGCCAGGGTGATGCGCGAACTCCGCGAGGAGGATGTGCAATGGAAAAGCTTCGGCACCCGCCAGTACCAGGAACTGGCCGTGCGCTCGCTGCAGACCATGCGCGAAGTCGAGGCGGACCTCGAGGTACAACCGGACCGGCAGCGCATCGCATTCGACCCCGACGGCATGCACAAGCCGAAAGCCTGA
- the paaZ gene encoding phenylacetic acid degradation bifunctional protein PaaZ has translation MGDIPTLQSLIAGRWHGHEAHTALHSALDNALIYHTHLEPIDFDEALTFARKTGIKSLMGQDFQKRAQCLKALALYLMERKEELYEISHLTGATRQDSWVDVEGGIGTLFAYASMGSRELPSSNVLHEGPAMALGKRGGFAGTHILVPRGGVAVHINAFNFPIWGLLEKFAPSFLAAMPCIAKPATATSYLTHAVVRMMMESNLLPSGALQLVIGSTGDLLDRLGGFDAVTFTGSADTAARLRSNQNLIRASVPFTAEADSLNCAILAPDVTPDDPEFDLFVKEVAREMTGKAGQKCTAIRRVIVPETLVDAVGERLRERLAKTTVGNPKVEGVRMGALASMEQHRDVSERVELLARGNEVLFSARDGFNPVGDNVASGAFFSPTLLLCRHAMDNDAVHDVEAFGPVSTLMTYRDIDEALELAARGKGSLVTTLATKDPAIAAHAVPVAAASHGRVLILDREAAVDSTGHGSPLPQLKHGGPGRAGGGEELGGIRAVKHFLQRAAVQGSPTMLGAVTGEYVRGGAVKESEIHPFRRYFDDLEMGHSLLTHRRTVSEADIVNFGGVSGDYFYMHFDEIAAKDTQFGKRIAHGYFVLSAAAGLFVSPAPGPVLANYGLDNLRFVAPVAIGDTIRARLTCKRKVDRNRTDEQGRGQGVVAWDVQVTNQRDELVASYDILTLVLKRA, from the coding sequence ATGGGTGACATCCCGACACTACAAAGCCTGATCGCCGGCCGCTGGCACGGCCACGAAGCGCACACCGCGCTGCACAGCGCCCTCGACAACGCGCTGATCTATCACACGCATCTTGAACCAATCGATTTCGACGAGGCGCTCACGTTTGCACGCAAGACCGGCATCAAGAGCCTGATGGGCCAGGACTTCCAGAAGCGCGCGCAATGCCTGAAAGCGCTGGCGCTCTACCTCATGGAGCGCAAGGAAGAACTGTACGAGATCTCGCACCTCACCGGCGCCACGCGCCAGGACAGCTGGGTCGACGTCGAAGGCGGCATCGGCACCCTGTTCGCCTACGCCAGCATGGGCTCGCGCGAGCTGCCGTCGTCGAACGTGCTGCACGAAGGCCCGGCCATGGCGCTGGGCAAACGCGGCGGCTTCGCCGGCACCCACATCCTGGTGCCGCGCGGCGGCGTGGCGGTGCACATCAATGCCTTCAACTTCCCGATCTGGGGCCTGCTCGAGAAATTCGCGCCGAGCTTCCTGGCGGCCATGCCCTGCATCGCCAAGCCGGCCACCGCCACCAGCTACCTGACCCATGCCGTGGTCAGGATGATGATGGAATCGAACCTGTTACCGAGCGGCGCGCTGCAGCTCGTGATCGGCAGCACCGGCGACCTGCTGGACCGCCTGGGCGGCTTCGACGCCGTCACCTTCACCGGCTCGGCCGACACCGCCGCCAGGCTGCGTTCGAACCAGAACCTGATCCGCGCATCGGTGCCGTTCACGGCCGAAGCCGACTCGCTCAACTGCGCGATCCTGGCGCCGGACGTCACGCCCGACGATCCGGAGTTCGACCTGTTCGTCAAGGAAGTGGCGCGCGAGATGACCGGCAAGGCCGGCCAGAAGTGCACGGCGATCCGCCGCGTGATCGTGCCGGAAACGCTGGTCGATGCGGTCGGCGAACGCCTGCGCGAACGCCTGGCCAAGACCACGGTCGGCAATCCGAAAGTGGAGGGCGTGCGCATGGGTGCGCTGGCGTCGATGGAGCAGCACCGCGACGTCAGCGAGCGCGTCGAGCTGCTCGCGCGCGGCAACGAAGTCCTGTTCAGCGCGCGCGACGGCTTCAATCCGGTCGGCGACAACGTCGCCAGCGGCGCCTTCTTCTCGCCTACCTTGCTGCTGTGCCGACACGCGATGGACAACGACGCCGTGCACGACGTGGAAGCCTTCGGCCCGGTCAGCACGCTGATGACCTACCGCGACATCGATGAAGCCCTTGAGCTGGCCGCGCGCGGCAAGGGGAGCCTGGTGACGACGCTCGCCACCAAGGACCCTGCGATCGCCGCCCATGCCGTGCCGGTGGCGGCGGCCTCGCATGGCCGCGTGCTGATCCTGGACCGCGAAGCAGCGGTGGACAGCACCGGCCACGGCTCGCCGCTGCCGCAGCTGAAGCACGGCGGCCCGGGCCGCGCCGGAGGCGGCGAAGAGCTGGGCGGCATCCGTGCGGTCAAGCACTTCCTGCAGCGCGCCGCAGTGCAGGGTTCGCCGACCATGCTCGGCGCCGTGACCGGCGAATACGTGCGCGGCGGCGCCGTCAAGGAAAGCGAGATCCACCCGTTCCGCCGCTACTTCGACGACCTGGAGATGGGCCACTCGCTGCTGACCCACCGCCGCACGGTGAGCGAAGCCGACATCGTCAATTTCGGCGGCGTCTCGGGCGACTACTTCTACATGCACTTCGACGAGATCGCGGCGAAAGACACGCAGTTCGGCAAGCGCATCGCGCACGGCTACTTCGTGCTGTCGGCGGCGGCCGGCCTGTTCGTGTCGCCGGCGCCGGGGCCGGTGCTGGCCAACTACGGCCTGGACAACCTGCGCTTCGTGGCGCCGGTGGCGATCGGGGACACCATCCGCGCGCGCCTGACCTGCAAGCGCAAGGTCGATCGCAACCGCACCGACGAGCAGGGCAGGGGACAGGGCGTGGTAGCGTGGGATGTGCAGGTGACCAACCAGCGCGACGAGCTGGTGGCGAGTTACGATATCCTGACACTGGTACTGAAGCGCGCCTGA